The segment GTCACCCGTTAAGACACCGACCAATTATAGAAATAAAAATTGTCAGAAAGTTTAATTATAGCAATAAATGCATAAATTTGGTGTCAAATGAAAAATTAAGAAGAGTACCCCAGAGATATCTCAGGGAAGTGAAACCATGAAAAAGGATTATTGGAATTACGCCCGTTACGCTAACTTTGCTCTCTCCTTCGGAATTACCATGGCACTGAGTATTTTTTTAGGCCTTTATGGAGGCAGTTGGTTGGACAAGCGGCTTGGTACCTCACCCTGGTTTCTGTTGACGGGCATCTTATTGGGGGTTGCGGTTTCCTTTAAAGCCCTCTTATCTGAATTAATGGTCTTACAGAAAACAGAGGACACGATCCCGGAGGATGATAACGAAAAAGAGGAATGAAAAGTTTGGGTCAATACCAGCAAGCTCAACTGCCAAAAATAAGACAAATCATAGTAATGGGTTTAGTCTTGGCCGGCATAGCCGTAATTTTCGGCCAGTTTTCTGTGGCAATGGGCATTGCAGCAGGAGTACCCGTCAGTGTTATTAATTATTACCTGATGGTAAGCGCTATAGATAGTGCTGCTACTGCTGAGGGAGAGACAACCCAAACCTTTTTTATGCGCCGATTTTTGTACCGCACGCTGATAACCTTTACTACTTTGTTTCTTTCCCTTCTGGGAGGTGTCCAATTTATGTTGGGCATGGCGGTGGGCCTGTCCCTACAGATGTTGGTGCACTTATTGGAAGGTATTAGTTTAATATTTTACAAAAGGGGGTGATTTTGTGGAAGAGAAACTACAGGAGCTTGCGGCAGTGATGGAACACTTAAAGCCCCATGATGTATTGGTCTTGGGCAGTGTCCATATCACCTCCACGGTGGTGACTACCTGGATGGTAATGGCAGTACTTTTCACCGCAGTCTTTTTGGCTACCCGCAATTTAAACAGCAAACCCCGCGGCGTGCAGCATCTGTTGGAACTTCTGATTGGTTTTATCGAGGGAATGCTGGAAGATGCTATGGGCAAAAAAGGTAAGAAATATTTACCGCTGGTTGCTACTTTGTTTGTCTTTATTCTCAGTCTGAATTTATCCTGGTTTATTCCTACGGTGAAACCGCCGACCATCGACTTGAGCACCACTGCGGCATTCGGTGTGGCTACTATTGTGCTTATTCAAATTTTTGCCATCCAGCACAAGGGCATAAAGGGTTACCTGCATCATTTCGCGGAACCTACTCCCATTTTGGCACCGCTTACCATCGTAGAGGAATTTGTAAAACCGATTTCGCTTTCTTTGCGTCTGTTTGGTAACATGTTTGGCGAAAAGATGGTTGTTACCATCCTTTTCATATTGCTGCCCTTAATTGTCCCTACCCCAATCATGCTTTTGGGTGTACTGATGGGATTAATTCAGGCACTGGTTTTCACCATTCTGCCTGTGACCTACATTCAGGCATTCATCCAAGGTCACTAAGCAAATCAGCTGCAAATTAGGGGCTTTATTGAAGACTTATATCAAATCTTTGAAAGGAGGGGAATTTAATGACAGCTTTGGGTTTTGTCGGCGTGGGTATTGCTATGGGTTTGGCCGCTATGGGTTCTGCTTTGGGCCAGGGTAATGCATCCGCCAGTGCTATGGAAGGTATTGCCCGTCAACCGGAAGCTTCCGGTGAGATCAGAACTACTTTATTGTTAGCCCTGGCATTCATGGAAGCTCTTACACTCTTCACATTTGTTATTGCCATCTTAATGTGGACTAAGCTCTAAGGATTAATTTAAAAGTCTTACGGGGCGAATAGGAGAAGTGTTCTTATTCGCCCACCTACTATTTATTGGGCAAGAGGGGAGGTAAAACCCATGGCAATTCTAAACGCGCTGAACTTTAACGTCTGGACATTCCTCTTACAAATAGTCAATCTTTTGGTTGTGATTGCTATTTTAAATAAATTGTTATATCAGCCTGTAGCTAAAATCATGCGTGAGCGTGAAGCACAGATAGAGGGTTCTATTAGTGAGGCTAACCGTGCCCAAAAAGACGCGGAAAAGTTGTTGGCCGAGTATGAAGAAAAAATGCAGACAGCTAAAAAAGAAGCTCAGGAGATTGTCAGCCGTGCTGATAAAATGGGCGAAGATATGAGGCAGAAGATGGTTAGCGATGCCCGGGAGGAATCGACGAGGACGCTGGCTAAGGCCAAAGAGGAAATCGCCGGTGAAAAAGCTAAAGCACTTGCTGAAATTCGCGACGAAGTGGCTACCTTGGCCATGTTGGCTGCCGGTAAGGTTGTAGGCCGTGCAATTGATGACGAAGACCAAAGAAAACTGGTGGAGGAATTTGTATCTGAGGTAGGCGAGTTGCAATGATAGACAGAACTATTGCGCGGCGTTATGCCCAGGCACTTTTTGCAATAGCCCGGGAAAGCGATAAGATTAAGCAGTTTGAAGACGAGCTCACACTGGTGGTAGATACAATCCAGGCCAGTCCCGAGCTGGAGCAGGTATTGGAACACCAGTTGATTGAACCGGAAGCGAAAAAAGAACTTCTTGAAAAGGTTTTCCGCAGTCAGGTCTCACAGGAGATCCTGAATTTTGTCAAACTGGTCTGCGACAAGCGTCGTGAGCGCTATCTCAGCCAGATGCTGCGGGAATATATCGCCTTTGCGGATGAGGCAAGGAATGTTTTGGCGGCTACGGTCAGGACCGCCAAGGAATTAACGCCGGAGCATTATCAGGGCATTAAGGAAAAATTGTCTAAAATGACCGGTAAGGAAATCCGCCTGGAAACCAAGGTGGATCCGGAGTTAATAGCCGGGGTGGTTGTGAAGATTGGTGACCGTGTTTATGATGGCAGTGTCGCTAACCGCCTTAGCGATCTAAAAACACACCTGACTAAAGTGCATTTTTCCAAAGATAGGGGTGAAGTAGCCGATGAGCATTAGGCCTGAAGAAATAAGCTCAATTTTGAAACAGCAGATTGAGCGTTACGAGGTACAAGTAGAAGTAACGGATGTGGGCACTGTAATCCAAGTAGGTGATGGGATTGCTCGTATCTATGGCTTGGAAAAGGCCATGGCCGGTGAGCTGCTGGAATTCCCCGGCGGCATTTACGGCATGGTGCTTAACCTAGAGGAAGATAACATCGGTGCTGTTATCCTTGGTCCCTACACTAAAATTAAAGAAGGGGACGAGGTAAAGCGTACCGGTAGAATTGTGGAGGTTCCTGTTGGTGAGGCCCTGGTGGGCCGGGTTGTTAACTCTTTGGGGCAACCTATTGACGGTAAGGGACCTATTGAAACAAAAGAGTTCCGGGCCATCGAAAGTTCCGCGCCCGGTGTCGTATACCGACAGCCTGTGGCAGAGCCGCTGCAGACCGGACTTAAGTCCATCGATGCATTGGTTCCCATTGGCAGAGGTCAGCGTGAATTAATTATCGGTGACCGCCAGACAGGTAAAACGGCGGTGGCAATCGATACCATTATCAATCAAAAAGGCAAAGGTGTCATTTGCGTTTATGTGGCAATCGGGCAGAAGGCATCGACAGTGGCCGGTTTAGTGAAGAGGCTGGAAGATAACGGTGCCATGGACTATACCATTATAGTATCCGCTACGGCCAGTGAACCTGCACCGCTTTTGTATATTGCTCCTTATACCGGCTGTGCCATGGCCGAACATTTTATGTATAAGGGCGGGCACGCACTTTGCGTCTATGATGATTTGTCTAAGCAGGCAGCAGCTTATCGTGAGTTATCACTGCTGTTAAGACGTCCTCCGGGTCGAGAAGCTTACCCCGGTGATGTTTTTTATTTACATTCCCGTTTGTTGGAAAGAGCAGCTAAGCTGAGTGACGCTGAAGGCGGCGGCAGCCTGACAGCCCTTCCCATTATTGAGACCCAGGCCGGGGACGTATCAGCATATATCCCCACTAACGTTATTTCCATCACTGACGGTCAGATATTCCTCGAGTCAGACCTTTTCTACGCAGGTTTCCGACCCGCTATTAACGTGGGTATCTCCGTATCGAGGGTTGGTGGTTCGGCCCAAATTAAGGCAATGAAGAAGGTTGCCGGTAGTTTGCGTCTGGACTTGGCACAGTACCGAGAGTTGGCAGCGTTTGCCCAGTTCGGTTCTGACCTAGACAAAGCAACACAAGCCAGGCTGGCCCGCGGCGAACGAATGATGGAAGTATTGAAGCAGGGGCAATATAGCCCCATGCCTGTTGAGGAAGAAGTAGTGGTGGTTTACACGGCTGCTAACGGATACCTTGACGATGTAGAAGTGGATAGTATCCGCAAGTTTGAGCAGGAGTTCCTAAACTTTATGCGCACCAGTAAGAAAGAATTGCTGGATAAGATTGCCTCAGAGGGCAAGTGGACTGATGAAATTGTAGAAAAATTAAAGGCCGCAATCGTAGAGTTTAAAGATAATTTTGCTGCCTAGTATATTAACTGTTTCGGCATTCAGTTCTTTACTATTATAATTCTGGATGACCGGGCAACCCCTGAAAAAGGTGGTGAGAAATTATGGCCGGCATACGAGATATTAAAAGGCGTATTCGCAGTATCACGAATACGCAGCAGATTACCAAAGCGATGAAGATGGTATCAGCAGCCAAACTGCGCAAGGCCCAAGAGGCAGTAACGGCGGCTCGTCCTTATTCTAACAAATTGGAGCAAGTTCTGGCTCGTCTGGCAGCTAACGCCGAAGAACTAAGCCTGCCGCTGGCAGAGACTCGTCCAGGGAAAAAGGCTGGGTATCTGGTCATCAGCGGCGATCGAGGCCTGGCCGGCGGTTATAATGCCAACATCCTTAAATTGGCTTTGGGAAGAATACATCAGCATGAGGAAGAAGCATCGGTAATTTGTGTCGGGCGTAAAGGCAGAGACTTTTTTCGCCGAAGAGGAATACCCATCGCCAAGGAATATCTAGATATCGGTGACAATCCCAATTTTATTCAGGCTAGGGAAATTGCCAAGGAAGTTACTGATATGTTTTTGGATGGGACCTTTGATAAAATTTATCTGGTTTATACCGAATTCATGACCGCCATGAGCCAAAATCCGACGGTCAGCCAACTGTTGCCCATAGAATCTGAAGTGGAAAATCAGGAGGAGCAGGGTGAAGAATACATTTTCGAACCCAACGCCATGGAAGTACTGGAGGTTCTGATGCCCCGGTTTGTGGATATGGCAGTTTACCGGGTGTTGTTAGAAGCTAAGGCCAGTGAACATGGAGCTAGGATGACCGCTATGGGCGCCGCTACGGATAATGCCGATGATATAATCGACAGGCTGACCCTGACCTTCAACAGGGCGCGGCAGGCGGCCATTACCAGAGAGATTTCCGAAATTGTGGGCGGTGCTGAGGCTCTAAATTAGAAAATTGCCGAATGTTTCGGCATGGCATAAAGATTTATTACGGCCGGTGAAAGTACCGGTTAGATGAATAGGAGGGACAATCGATGAATCTAGGCAAGGTAGTACAGGTTATCGGGCCTGTGGTAGATGTGCGTTTTGATGAAGAACTGCCTGAACTGTATAGCGCCGTCAAAATAACCTCCGACAATCAACCTAAGGATGCGGCCCGGCAGGATATAGATATTACCATGGAGGCAATGCAGCATCTAGGAAATGATACAGTTCGTTGTGTTGCTTTATCTTCAACCGATGGCCTGCAACGAGGTATGATTGCTGCAGATACCGGGGCACCTATTAGTGTTCCTGTTGGCAGAAATACTCTAGGAAGAATGTTTAATGTAATTGGTGAGACCATCGACGGTAAAGGTGACTTCGAAGTACAAGAAACGCTTCCCATTCACCGTCCGGCACCAGACTACGCAGATTTAGAACCGTCTACTGAAGTTTTGGAGACTGGTATTAAGGTGGTTGATCTGCTGGCACCATATGCTAAAGGTGGAAAAGTAGGTCTCTTTGGTGGTGCCGGCGTGGGTAAGACTGTATTGATCATGGAACTTATCCGCAACATCGCCTATGAGCACGGTGGATTCTCTGTCTTCGCCGGTGTAGGCGAGCGTACCCGTGAGGGTAATGATTTATGGTTGGAAATGAATGAGTCCGGCGTTATTGATAAAACCGCGCTGGTATTCGGTCAGATGAATGAACCTCCCGGAGCCCGCATGCGGGTGGGATTGACCGGCTTGACATTGGCTGAGTACTTCCGTGATCAGGAAGGCCAGGACGTATTATTTTTTATCGATA is part of the Metallumcola ferriviriculae genome and harbors:
- a CDS encoding F0F1 ATP synthase subunit delta, which translates into the protein MIDRTIARRYAQALFAIARESDKIKQFEDELTLVVDTIQASPELEQVLEHQLIEPEAKKELLEKVFRSQVSQEILNFVKLVCDKRRERYLSQMLREYIAFADEARNVLAATVRTAKELTPEHYQGIKEKLSKMTGKEIRLETKVDPELIAGVVVKIGDRVYDGSVANRLSDLKTHLTKVHFSKDRGEVADEH
- a CDS encoding ATP synthase subunit I gives rise to the protein MKSLGQYQQAQLPKIRQIIVMGLVLAGIAVIFGQFSVAMGIAAGVPVSVINYYLMVSAIDSAATAEGETTQTFFMRRFLYRTLITFTTLFLSLLGGVQFMLGMAVGLSLQMLVHLLEGISLIFYKRG
- the atpE gene encoding ATP synthase F0 subunit C; its protein translation is MTALGFVGVGIAMGLAAMGSALGQGNASASAMEGIARQPEASGEIRTTLLLALAFMEALTLFTFVIAILMWTKL
- the atpF gene encoding F0F1 ATP synthase subunit B; amino-acid sequence: MAILNALNFNVWTFLLQIVNLLVVIAILNKLLYQPVAKIMREREAQIEGSISEANRAQKDAEKLLAEYEEKMQTAKKEAQEIVSRADKMGEDMRQKMVSDAREESTRTLAKAKEEIAGEKAKALAEIRDEVATLAMLAAGKVVGRAIDDEDQRKLVEEFVSEVGELQ
- the atpB gene encoding F0F1 ATP synthase subunit A, with the protein product MEEKLQELAAVMEHLKPHDVLVLGSVHITSTVVTTWMVMAVLFTAVFLATRNLNSKPRGVQHLLELLIGFIEGMLEDAMGKKGKKYLPLVATLFVFILSLNLSWFIPTVKPPTIDLSTTAAFGVATIVLIQIFAIQHKGIKGYLHHFAEPTPILAPLTIVEEFVKPISLSLRLFGNMFGEKMVVTILFILLPLIVPTPIMLLGVLMGLIQALVFTILPVTYIQAFIQGH
- a CDS encoding AtpZ/AtpI family protein, with the protein product MKKDYWNYARYANFALSFGITMALSIFLGLYGGSWLDKRLGTSPWFLLTGILLGVAVSFKALLSELMVLQKTEDTIPEDDNEKEE
- the atpD gene encoding F0F1 ATP synthase subunit beta, coding for MNLGKVVQVIGPVVDVRFDEELPELYSAVKITSDNQPKDAARQDIDITMEAMQHLGNDTVRCVALSSTDGLQRGMIAADTGAPISVPVGRNTLGRMFNVIGETIDGKGDFEVQETLPIHRPAPDYADLEPSTEVLETGIKVVDLLAPYAKGGKVGLFGGAGVGKTVLIMELIRNIAYEHGGFSVFAGVGERTREGNDLWLEMNESGVIDKTALVFGQMNEPPGARMRVGLTGLTLAEYFRDQEGQDVLFFIDNIFRFTQAGSEVSALLGRMPSAVGYQPTLATEMGQLQERITSTKKGSVTSVQAIYVPADDLTDPAPATTFAHLDATTVLNRAISEKGIYPAVDPLDSTSRILEPGVIGQEHYDVARGVQEVLQRYQELQDIIAILGMDELSEDDKLIVARARRIERFLSQPFFVAEAFTGMEGVYVPLKETVRSCKEILDGKHDDLPEEAFLMVGTIEDAVKKAEGLVK
- the atpA gene encoding F0F1 ATP synthase subunit alpha; this translates as MSIRPEEISSILKQQIERYEVQVEVTDVGTVIQVGDGIARIYGLEKAMAGELLEFPGGIYGMVLNLEEDNIGAVILGPYTKIKEGDEVKRTGRIVEVPVGEALVGRVVNSLGQPIDGKGPIETKEFRAIESSAPGVVYRQPVAEPLQTGLKSIDALVPIGRGQRELIIGDRQTGKTAVAIDTIINQKGKGVICVYVAIGQKASTVAGLVKRLEDNGAMDYTIIVSATASEPAPLLYIAPYTGCAMAEHFMYKGGHALCVYDDLSKQAAAYRELSLLLRRPPGREAYPGDVFYLHSRLLERAAKLSDAEGGGSLTALPIIETQAGDVSAYIPTNVISITDGQIFLESDLFYAGFRPAINVGISVSRVGGSAQIKAMKKVAGSLRLDLAQYRELAAFAQFGSDLDKATQARLARGERMMEVLKQGQYSPMPVEEEVVVVYTAANGYLDDVEVDSIRKFEQEFLNFMRTSKKELLDKIASEGKWTDEIVEKLKAAIVEFKDNFAA
- the atpG gene encoding ATP synthase F1 subunit gamma, which produces MAGIRDIKRRIRSITNTQQITKAMKMVSAAKLRKAQEAVTAARPYSNKLEQVLARLAANAEELSLPLAETRPGKKAGYLVISGDRGLAGGYNANILKLALGRIHQHEEEASVICVGRKGRDFFRRRGIPIAKEYLDIGDNPNFIQAREIAKEVTDMFLDGTFDKIYLVYTEFMTAMSQNPTVSQLLPIESEVENQEEQGEEYIFEPNAMEVLEVLMPRFVDMAVYRVLLEAKASEHGARMTAMGAATDNADDIIDRLTLTFNRARQAAITREISEIVGGAEALN